The Rubricoccus marinus nucleotide sequence CGGTCTGAGTCAGGCGGAGGCGGATGGAGTCGCCCTTGATACGGAGTTTCATAGCGGTCGGCGGTGGCGGCGATCTCACGCGTGGCCTCGCGCGAGGGTCCGGCAGGCGGCACCTCGTTCGCATAAGCTTGTTGAAACAAATAAATGGTCCACATCGCTCAAGCCGCCACCGATCCCCTATCCGCATGCAGGTCCTCCCCGACACCTCCGCTCTCCTCGCCCTCGACTCCGAGGCGCAAGACCTCCTCTTCCGCGAGGCGCACACGACGTACACCTTTGCCGACGAGCCCGTGACGGACGAGCAGGTCCGCGCCATCTACGACCTCGTCCGCTGGGCGCCCACGGCCGTCAACGGCCAGCCGCTCCGCGTGCTCCTCGTCCGCTCCGGCGACGCGCGCCAGAGGCTCGTCCCGTTCATGATGGACAGCAACCAGGGCAAGGTCGCGACCGCGCCCCTCGTCGCCGTCCTCGCCTACGACACGGACTTCCACGAGAACCTCCCGCGCCTCCTCCCGCACGCGCCGGGCGCGAAGGACTGGTTCGCGCAAGAGGCCCCGCGCGTCGCCTCGGCGCACGAGAACGCGGCGTTGCAGGCGGCTTACTTCCTCCTCGGCGTCCGCGCCGCCGGTCTCGGCGCCGGCCCCATGAGCGGGTTCGACGCCTCTGGCGTCGACGCCGAGTTCCTCGCGGACACGTCGTGGCGCTCGTTCATGGTCGTCACTCTCGGCGTCCCCGCTGAGGAAGGCGCGTGGCACCCGCGCAGCCCGCGGATGGACTACGAGGAGGTCTTCCACGAGGTCTAGCGAGTCCCGCCTCTGGCGTCAGCGGTCACCAGAGGCGCTCAGATCGAGCCGCTCGGCGCCCGCATAGACGTTGAAGCGTCCGTCGCGGACGAACCCGAGCAGCGTCATGCCGTGCTCCCGCGCGAGGTCCGCCGCGAGCGACGACGGCGCACCGACCGCGGCCAGGACGGAGATCCCTGCCACGAGCGCCTTCTGCGCCAGCTCAAAGCTCGCGCGCCCGCTCACGAGCACCACCGCCTGTGGCGGGACGGTCTCGCCAGAGGCGAAGTAGGAGCCCACGAGCTTGTCGACGGCGTTGTGCCGCCCCACGTCCTCGCGGACGCGCAGGAGGTCGCAAGAGGCCCCGCCGCCCGACACGCTGAACAGCGCCGCAGCGTGGAGCCCGCCGGTCTGCTCGAAGACGTCCTGCGCCTCGCGTAGCAGAGCGGGCATCGCGTGGATGGCCTCTGGCGTGAGCCTCGGCCCCGGCGCCAGAGGCGCCCCGGTGATGACTCCGACCGCCTCCAGCGAGGCCTTGCCGCACACGCCGCAGCTGGAGGTCGTGTACACGTGCCGCTCCAGCCGTCCGGCGTCGAACGTGACGCCAGAGGCGAGCCGAACGGCGACGATGTTGGGGTCGGTCTGCCCCCCCTGGATCGGCGCGTGGAACGCGTCCAGCACGTCCTCTGGCGACCGGATCACGCCCTCACCGACGAGAAAGCCGACCGCGAGGTCGGCGTCGTGGCCGGGCGTCCGCATGGTCACCGCGAGGCGCTGCACGCGATCGCCCCACATCAGGCGGATCTCCAGCGGCTCCTCTGCCGCGAGCCAGTCATCGGCCGTCTCGGCCTGCCCGCCGCGCACGCGCACAACAGGGAGCGCGCGGGCGCCAGAGGTAGAGAGCAACGGCATGGGAAGAGAGGGGCCTCTGGCGCTGGAAGCGCGCGCCAGAGGCCTCGTGTAGGCCCTCGCGTGGCCTCGCGTTCCCCGGGCGCGCACTCGGGGGAGTTCGGGGCCGCAGACCCTCTGTTTTTTGCGGGCCGGGCCCTATCTGTACGGATATAAAAGTCCGGCCTAGTAGTTTCCCCTACTTCCCAAGCCATTGCCCTGTGTCTCAGCCCTCTACTCTCGTCGACATCCTGCTGGAGCGCGCCTCTCAAGAAACGGCCGCCCCTGTGATCTACCTCCCGGATGGTGAGAGCGACGAAGTGCGGCTCACCTATGGTGAGATCGACCGCCATGCGCGAGCGCTCGCAGCGCAGTTGCAGACGATGACGCAGCCTGGGGACCGCGCGATGTTGCTCTTCGCGCCCGGGCACGAAGCCATCCTGGGGTTCTTCGGCGCGCTCTACGCAGGCCTGTATCCGGTCCCGGTTCTCCCGCCGCGCCCGGGCCAGTCTCCGGACGACCTCCTCTCCTTCGCCGCCGATTCCAAGCCATCGGTCCTGCTGACCTCGGCCGCGATTGCCCCCATGATCCAGGGCATGCTCGCGGCCACGGGCTCGCAGACGCCCGTCGTGGCGGCCGACGCGCCAGAGGCCTCTGGCGACGATTGGACGCGCCCGGACGTTTCGCGGGACGACATCGCGACGCTGCTCTATACCTCGGGCTCGACGCGGCGCCCTCGTGGGACGCGCCTCACGCACAGGGTCATCATCGACCGCTTGCGCCCGTTGAAGGAAATGATGGAGCGCATCAGCGGGCACGAGTCCCCCATCGTCTCGTGGGCTCCACTGAGCCACGCGATGGGCCTGTTTGCGAACGTGCTCCAGCCACTCTACTGCGACCGCACGGCCGTTATCCTCTCACCAGTGGCGTTCATGGAGAAGCCCACGCGGTGGCTCCACGCTATTACGCGTTACGAAGGAGGCATCACGACGGCCCCCAACTTCGCGCTCCAGATGTGTGTGGACCGCAGCACGCCAGAGGACCGCGAGGGGCTCGACCTCAGCACGTGGAAGGCGATCGCCCTCGGCTCTGAAGCCATTCGCCTGGACACGCTCGACGCCTTCGCCGAGATGTACGAGCCCTACGGCTTCGACCGGCGCGCGTACCAGATGGCCTACGGCATGTCCGAGGGCTTCGGCGTCGGCACGTTCTACATCGAACAAGCCCCGGATGCGCCGGTCCACCTCGCCACGGCCTTCGACCGCGACGAACTCCTGGACGGCCGCGCGGTCGCCGTCTCGCCAGAGGCCCCTGGCGCGCAGATGATCGTGCGCTGCGGGATTGTGCCTCCCAATGAAGACCGCACCGTAACTGTTTTCGATCCCGAGACGCACCTCCCTCTTCCCGAGGGCCGCGTCGGCGAGATGTGGATCCGAGGGGCCAGCGTGGCGGACGGCTACTGGGAGAACCCGGAGGCAACCGCCGAGACGTTTGGCGGCGTCCGCGCCGATACCGGCGAGGGAGGCTACCTCCGCAGCGGCGACCTCGGGTTCTACCACGAGGGGCAGCTGTACGTCGCCGGGCGGCTCAAGGACATGATCATCGTGCGCGGCAAGAACCTGTACTCCGTGGACGTGGAGGCCCTTGCTGAGAACTCGCACCCGGCGCTGGTGCAGGGCGCGAGCGCGGCGTTCTCAATCGAGGAGAACGGCGAGGAGCAACTCGTCACGATCGTCGAGACGGAAGAGGCGGAGCCCGACGTCGAGAGCATCGCGAGCGCCGTGCGCCAGGCCGTTGGAGAAGCGATCAACCTGCCCGTGCTCTCCGTCGTCGTTGTGGAAGCGGGAAGCTTGCCGCGGACGCGCTCGGGGAAGATTCAGCGGTACAAGGCACGCGAGCAGTTCCTCGCCGCCCGGTAGTCCCATGAAGATCCTCGGCATCAGCCAGCTCGGCGCCTCTGGCGACGGCTCCGCCCTCCCGCTCCAGACCGATACCGAAGCCACCGTTGCACGCCTCTGGCGAGAGGTGCTGAAGGTCGAAACCCTCGGGCGCGACGATCACTTTTTCGTGGTTGGCGGAAGCTCCATCGGCGTGGCACAGGTAGCTGCGCGCGTGCGCGAGGCGTACGGCGTGGATGTGCCCCTGGACGCGCTTTTCCGCATCCCGACCGTTGCCGGCATGGCCGCCGCGGTCGACGAAGCCCTGGAGCGCGCCGCAGCGCCAGAGGCCGACGCGGCGGTCCCGCTCGTGGCCTCTGGCGAGGGTGACGCCCCGCTCACGCCCGCGCAGGAGCGGATGTGGATGCTCCACCGTCTGGACCCTGACGGCACGGCTTATACCATCGCGGGCGCCGTTCGCCTAAAGGGCCAGGTGGATGCCGAGGCGCTAGAGGCCGCCTTCGGCGCGCTCGTCCAGCGCCACCACGGACTCCGGACGCGGTTCGTCACCGAAGATGGGGGCCTGGTGCAG carries:
- the fdhD gene encoding formate dehydrogenase accessory sulfurtransferase FdhD, which encodes MPLLSTSGARALPVVRVRGGQAETADDWLAAEEPLEIRLMWGDRVQRLAVTMRTPGHDADLAVGFLVGEGVIRSPEDVLDAFHAPIQGGQTDPNIVAVRLASGVTFDAGRLERHVYTTSSCGVCGKASLEAVGVITGAPLAPGPRLTPEAIHAMPALLREAQDVFEQTGGLHAAALFSVSGGGASCDLLRVREDVGRHNAVDKLVGSYFASGETVPPQAVVLVSGRASFELAQKALVAGISVLAAVGAPSSLAADLAREHGMTLLGFVRDGRFNVYAGAERLDLSASGDR
- a CDS encoding fatty acyl-AMP ligase, producing the protein MSQPSTLVDILLERASQETAAPVIYLPDGESDEVRLTYGEIDRHARALAAQLQTMTQPGDRAMLLFAPGHEAILGFFGALYAGLYPVPVLPPRPGQSPDDLLSFAADSKPSVLLTSAAIAPMIQGMLAATGSQTPVVAADAPEASGDDWTRPDVSRDDIATLLYTSGSTRRPRGTRLTHRVIIDRLRPLKEMMERISGHESPIVSWAPLSHAMGLFANVLQPLYCDRTAVILSPVAFMEKPTRWLHAITRYEGGITTAPNFALQMCVDRSTPEDREGLDLSTWKAIALGSEAIRLDTLDAFAEMYEPYGFDRRAYQMAYGMSEGFGVGTFYIEQAPDAPVHLATAFDRDELLDGRAVAVSPEAPGAQMIVRCGIVPPNEDRTVTVFDPETHLPLPEGRVGEMWIRGASVADGYWENPEATAETFGGVRADTGEGGYLRSGDLGFYHEGQLYVAGRLKDMIIVRGKNLYSVDVEALAENSHPALVQGASAAFSIEENGEEQLVTIVETEEAEPDVESIASAVRQAVGEAINLPVLSVVVVEAGSLPRTRSGKIQRYKAREQFLAAR
- a CDS encoding malonic semialdehyde reductase, producing the protein MQVLPDTSALLALDSEAQDLLFREAHTTYTFADEPVTDEQVRAIYDLVRWAPTAVNGQPLRVLLVRSGDARQRLVPFMMDSNQGKVATAPLVAVLAYDTDFHENLPRLLPHAPGAKDWFAQEAPRVASAHENAALQAAYFLLGVRAAGLGAGPMSGFDASGVDAEFLADTSWRSFMVVTLGVPAEEGAWHPRSPRMDYEEVFHEV